A part of Paenibacillus sp. IHBB 10380 genomic DNA contains:
- a CDS encoding DUF4825 domain-containing protein encodes MKTRNIVIICLLLVGVISFGILHGIVMPQLAENEKEYSEDQQDPITHDVTSVLKYSNKYMGNSSNIANLVGSLPLGNIDKSFQLFPDVFTLEINFKEDISNMNKKHLETSLIYNATAAFSLIDNLEAIHFIFDEASYKVTRSAVAQWYAVDDLSFLTDKTTWRELVQSKLTNDHYVSDCMNTIFLKE; translated from the coding sequence ATGAAGACTAGAAATATCGTGATCATTTGCTTGTTGCTTGTCGGCGTGATTTCATTTGGAATCTTACATGGGATTGTTATGCCACAGCTTGCTGAGAATGAGAAAGAATATTCTGAAGATCAACAAGACCCGATAACACATGATGTGACATCCGTGCTGAAATATAGCAACAAATATATGGGTAACTCTTCGAACATAGCGAATCTTGTTGGTTCATTGCCCTTAGGTAATATAGACAAATCATTTCAACTGTTTCCCGATGTATTCACTTTAGAAATAAATTTCAAAGAAGATATCTCGAATATGAATAAAAAGCACCTAGAGACATCATTAATATACAATGCTACCGCTGCATTTTCCTTAATCGATAACCTTGAAGCTATTCACTTTATTTTTGATGAAGCTTCTTATAAAGTTACGCGCAGTGCTGTTGCACAGTGGTATGCAGTGGATGACCTATCTTTCCTAACCGATAAAACGACTTGGCGTGAGCTAGTCCAGAGCAAACTTACCAATGACCACTATGTATCCGATTGTATGAATACGATATTCCTTAAGGAATAG
- a CDS encoding permease prefix domain 1-containing protein, translating into MNRLQQHVEHLFSKYKENKQTKELKYEIVSNLEAKVSDLTAGGMAMEQAITIAIDNMDSIDGLIDGNPQIYIHRFQMELVQIALMYTLIAWILTIPLGILDTTKPLSLFLFMFVIVLGLVFLLLNRNKQNHWLNKVSTLPVLSFLRYRRIIWIIWGLFMVASITARTALQFGSNIWFMRPIHIDGPYQFAVTAIPFLFPMISIIVPLLFNSALKLLHKYEVGASYED; encoded by the coding sequence ATGAATCGGTTACAGCAACACGTCGAGCATTTATTCTCAAAATACAAAGAGAACAAACAAACTAAAGAGTTGAAATATGAGATTGTATCGAACCTCGAAGCTAAAGTATCGGATTTAACAGCAGGCGGAATGGCAATGGAGCAAGCGATAACGATTGCCATTGACAATATGGATTCCATCGATGGTTTAATTGATGGTAATCCACAGATATATATCCACAGATTTCAGATGGAGCTTGTACAGATCGCCTTAATGTATACGCTGATTGCGTGGATATTGACTATACCTCTTGGAATCTTAGATACGACAAAACCACTTAGCTTATTTCTATTTATGTTCGTTATTGTACTTGGTCTGGTCTTCCTACTCTTAAATAGAAACAAGCAAAATCATTGGCTCAACAAAGTCTCTACTCTCCCTGTACTATCCTTCTTACGATACAGAAGAATCATTTGGATCATTTGGGGATTGTTTATGGTTGCATCCATTACAGCTAGAACTGCACTTCAATTTGGAAGCAACATTTGGTTTATGAGACCTATACACATCGATGGACCCTATCAATTTGCTGTCACAGCTATTCCATTCCTCTTTCCTATGATCTCCATCATCGTACCGTTACTGTTCAATAGTGCTCTAAAGCTTTTGCATAAATATGAAGTGGGTGCCTCTTATGAAGACTAG
- a CDS encoding acetylxylan esterase, which yields MEDVTKDLYNYLPVLTKKDDFDEFWEKTIQETKAIPLDAERTLIDYPSTYVKVYSISYNGMDDTRINGWYIVPTFVKKDKYPCLIHYHGFTGNRGQPSEFMHWINMGIAVISVDCRDQGGITGNHAASNHGFAHNVASKGVLDKYEYYYRFVYMDCLKAIDFACEQEEIDVTKIVIEGGSQGGGLGMAVSALDDRPVLAMVDVPSSSNLVRRVEGYHGAFSSIAELLKKHPNQTDLVIDNLSYFDTMNMADRIKCRVLASVGLKDDVCPAQMYFATYNRIPGEKEMVIYPFNGHEGGESAQTEVKLKFLKRHFPDWFLL from the coding sequence ATGGAGGATGTAACGAAGGATTTGTATAACTACCTTCCCGTATTGACGAAGAAAGATGATTTTGATGAGTTTTGGGAAAAGACGATCCAAGAAACCAAGGCTATTCCGCTCGATGCCGAAAGAACCTTGATTGATTATCCGAGTACTTATGTTAAGGTATATTCTATTTCATATAACGGGATGGATGATACGAGAATTAATGGATGGTATATTGTACCTACCTTTGTGAAGAAAGATAAGTATCCATGCTTGATTCATTATCATGGTTTTACTGGAAATCGAGGACAACCTTCGGAGTTTATGCATTGGATTAATATGGGGATCGCGGTTATTTCGGTGGATTGCCGTGATCAAGGAGGCATAACGGGTAACCATGCAGCTTCTAATCACGGGTTTGCACACAATGTTGCCAGTAAAGGCGTTCTCGATAAATACGAATATTATTATCGTTTCGTGTATATGGATTGCTTGAAGGCTATTGATTTTGCATGTGAACAAGAGGAAATCGATGTTACCAAAATTGTAATAGAAGGAGGAAGTCAGGGAGGGGGACTTGGAATGGCAGTCTCTGCCTTGGATGACAGACCTGTACTCGCTATGGTTGACGTACCAAGTAGTAGTAATCTGGTACGTCGTGTTGAAGGATATCATGGTGCCTTTTCAAGTATCGCTGAATTACTTAAAAAGCACCCAAACCAAACGGATTTGGTTATAGATAATTTGAGCTATTTCGACACTATGAATATGGCTGATAGAATTAAGTGCAGGGTTCTTGCTTCCGTAGGTTTGAAGGATGATGTGTGTCCTGCCCAAATGTACTTTGCAACGTATAATCGAATTCCCGGTGAGAAAGAAATGGTGATCTACCCCTTTAATGGTCATGAAGGCGGGGAGTCCGCTCAAACGGAAGTGAAGTTGAAGTTTTTGAAAAGGCACTTTCCGGATTGGTTTTTACTATAA
- a CDS encoding helix-turn-helix domain-containing protein, producing the protein MTKYMDYMISSHPIRIFDPMVDPSKYKIKSLTITNAGHLPGRTLQRNDAKFNDWAFVLITGGSGYYQVNGGERQEVEAGSWFCLFPEALFNYGPHAGGFWDEYYFTVQGNRITEWLQNWLMDPSLIKNAVFDDSLLHKIEIMFMLIDSGIPSNLDRASMQLESFIYELVAGADESESGNRGGFVLKVIEDISRSLYLPQDTKEMASRYHISVSTLRRIVQEYTGYPLNEFLHRLKAAEARNILLNTEMTVKEIGEALGYKDTFYFSRVFKRITGVSPRRYRNRGGQ; encoded by the coding sequence ATGACAAAATATATGGACTATATGATCAGTTCCCATCCAATCCGTATTTTTGATCCGATGGTCGATCCCAGCAAGTATAAAATTAAGTCGCTTACGATTACAAATGCGGGTCATTTGCCTGGGAGAACATTACAGCGCAATGACGCCAAATTCAATGACTGGGCTTTCGTATTGATTACGGGAGGAAGCGGTTATTACCAGGTGAACGGTGGCGAGCGGCAGGAGGTAGAGGCTGGATCTTGGTTTTGTCTGTTTCCTGAAGCATTGTTTAACTATGGCCCGCATGCGGGCGGATTCTGGGACGAGTATTATTTTACTGTGCAAGGAAATCGCATAACGGAGTGGCTTCAGAATTGGCTAATGGACCCGTCTTTGATAAAAAATGCCGTCTTTGATGATTCACTACTTCATAAGATAGAAATCATGTTCATGCTGATTGACAGTGGAATTCCAAGCAATCTGGATCGTGCTTCGATGCAGCTTGAATCGTTTATATACGAGCTTGTTGCTGGGGCGGATGAGAGTGAGTCAGGTAATCGCGGTGGGTTCGTATTGAAAGTCATTGAGGATATTTCTCGATCGCTCTATTTACCACAAGATACGAAGGAAATGGCTTCTAGATACCACATTTCTGTATCGACGTTGCGCAGAATTGTTCAAGAGTACACCGGCTATCCATTAAATGAATTTCTTCATCGGCTCAAGGCAGCGGAAGCCCGAAATATATTGCTGAATACGGAAATGACGGTGAAGGAGATTGGCGAGGCTCTTGGCTATAAAGATACGTTTTATTTCTCTAGAGTGTTTAAGAGAATCACAGGGGTGTCCCCAAGGCGCTATCGGAATCGAGGAGGACAATAG
- a CDS encoding FAD-dependent oxidoreductase, giving the protein MSQHIHANVIIIGGGTGGCAAALAAARSGQSVVMTEAYDWIGGQLTSQAVPPDESRWIEQFGCTASYRAFRDGVRDYYRRFFPLTEQARARTAFNPGNAWVSRLSHEPRTALAVLQNMLAPYVHSGKLRIWTGYHPISAETEGDDIRSIKVKGNDGDTLILTGQYFIDATEEGDVLPLAGVEYVTGAESITDTGEPHALAGAADPQDMQAFTHCLAMDYTPGENYTISKPKEYNFWKDYQADFWPAPQLSWTVPSPQTLEPVTYALMPGEASYPLWTYRRIVDKANFLPGTYSADISIINYPQNDYWLGSIIDVPAEERKRHLRSAKQLTLSLLYWMQTEAPRADGGIGYPGLRPRPDVTGAEDGLAQAPYIRESRRIHAEFTILEQHLNPDCRTNGKAEVYPDSVGIGSYRIDLHPSTSLRSFIDVSSLPFQIPLGALLPVRVNNLLPAAKNIGTTHITNGCYRLHPVEWNIGEAAGMLTAFCIERNVQPRAVRNTPDLLQAFQTRLKNNGFELTWPSIGAV; this is encoded by the coding sequence ATGTCTCAACATATACACGCGAACGTTATCATTATAGGTGGAGGTACTGGAGGTTGTGCCGCTGCGCTAGCAGCTGCACGTTCAGGTCAATCCGTCGTCATGACTGAAGCTTATGATTGGATTGGAGGACAGCTCACGAGCCAAGCAGTGCCTCCAGATGAGAGTCGGTGGATTGAACAATTCGGTTGTACTGCCAGCTACAGAGCCTTTCGAGATGGCGTAAGAGACTATTACCGTCGTTTCTTCCCACTTACCGAACAAGCCCGAGCCAGAACAGCCTTCAATCCTGGAAATGCTTGGGTTAGTCGCTTATCTCATGAACCTCGTACAGCGCTAGCAGTACTACAAAACATGCTCGCACCGTATGTTCATAGTGGTAAGCTTCGAATATGGACTGGATATCATCCTATTTCAGCTGAAACAGAAGGGGATGATATCCGATCCATTAAAGTAAAAGGAAATGATGGAGATACACTCATATTAACCGGACAATATTTCATAGATGCAACAGAAGAGGGCGATGTTCTGCCCCTAGCAGGTGTAGAATACGTGACAGGAGCAGAATCAATAACTGACACAGGCGAACCGCATGCCTTAGCTGGAGCAGCTGACCCTCAGGATATGCAAGCTTTCACCCATTGCCTAGCCATGGACTATACTCCAGGAGAGAACTATACCATTTCGAAGCCGAAGGAATATAACTTTTGGAAGGACTATCAAGCTGACTTCTGGCCTGCACCCCAGCTCAGTTGGACGGTTCCTTCACCACAGACTCTAGAACCTGTTACTTATGCTCTTATGCCAGGTGAAGCCTCCTACCCACTCTGGACTTACCGCCGTATTGTGGACAAAGCTAATTTCTTACCGGGGACATACTCCGCAGATATCAGTATTATCAATTACCCACAGAACGACTATTGGCTTGGCTCCATTATTGATGTACCCGCAGAAGAACGAAAGCGACATCTTAGGAGTGCGAAGCAACTCACATTATCATTGCTCTACTGGATGCAGACGGAAGCACCTCGTGCAGATGGCGGAATAGGTTATCCAGGATTACGCCCTCGTCCAGATGTAACGGGTGCAGAAGATGGTCTTGCTCAAGCACCTTATATTCGGGAGTCACGCCGAATTCACGCTGAGTTCACGATATTGGAACAGCATCTGAACCCAGATTGTCGTACAAATGGAAAAGCTGAGGTTTACCCAGATAGCGTAGGCATTGGAAGCTACAGAATCGACCTACATCCGAGTACCTCACTGCGTTCCTTTATTGATGTCTCATCTCTTCCATTTCAAATCCCACTTGGAGCATTGCTTCCTGTGCGCGTGAATAACCTTCTACCCGCAGCGAAGAATATCGGCACAACCCATATCACTAATGGCTGCTACAGACTTCATCCAGTAGAATGGAACATCGGGGAAGCCGCCGGCATGCTCACTGCATTCTGTATAGAACGGAATGTTCAACCCCGTGCAGTTAGAAATACACCTGATCTGCTGCAAGCATTCCAGACTCGTCTGAAGAATAATGGATTCGAGTTGACGTGGCCTTCTATTGGGGCTGTATAA
- a CDS encoding glycoside hydrolase family 2, giving the protein MIQTTMELREIDGLSVPFQSGIPVPSFDAQKRLKLDLAGIWKKERFQADHDFSLSERNDQWFERLYEEIQGRTEVHFNDGDWETRKLPFPENELQGIEEAKSSETYEDGVWYRRTFNLESEWENKSVTLHALSISYVADVWVNGHWVGYHEGGFTPFALDLTPFVKVGEVNTIALRIDNPPWGSRTDVIPATAGTDFFNYTGVIHDLYISGTSFCHIARVNAVPLDVEGHVRFSIILENRGPLAVEATINGELFDVNRECKSFMSSPFAADIIDSQTSWDGVMSWTVVMDPYETKVVETVVQIGEPRLWAFWKPELYVAEFTVTELGKSNPVDRFATQFGIRTVTTEGTRLLLNGRPVFLSGIARHEEWPDTGRSAAWERIRDDLVQMRQVMHVNFVRTAHYPNHVYTAVLTDRLGLATVSEIPLWQFTREHFEVQEEKRLPDQMWREMIFSQYNRPSVLMWSTQNESIEVELRTEYNKRLVKDLKGNYADGRLTTQSAAADQPGAHDPSMEPLDMAGWTMYFGIFHGSTYYDGTRDFLQKAHELWPDKPVWNTEFGHWSSNGDSMAAEQVKTYSETLQALMERAVISDDGEATLNPEGFLVGIDFWIMYDWYVNHNKWIDTFGIYHMDRKTMKPVGEVLSQDYARFTAFEGGFIKI; this is encoded by the coding sequence ATGATTCAAACAACAATGGAATTGCGTGAAATTGATGGATTGTCCGTACCTTTTCAGAGTGGCATACCGGTACCATCTTTTGATGCTCAGAAACGCCTGAAGCTCGATCTGGCAGGCATCTGGAAGAAGGAGAGATTCCAAGCAGATCATGATTTCTCGTTATCTGAGCGTAATGATCAATGGTTCGAGCGCTTGTATGAGGAGATACAAGGTCGTACGGAGGTTCATTTCAATGATGGGGATTGGGAGACGCGAAAGCTCCCATTCCCTGAGAATGAGCTTCAGGGGATAGAGGAAGCGAAGTCTAGTGAAACGTATGAGGATGGCGTTTGGTATCGGAGAACGTTCAATCTGGAGTCAGAATGGGAGAATAAGTCTGTAACACTGCATGCGCTCTCCATCAGTTATGTGGCGGACGTATGGGTGAATGGACATTGGGTTGGATATCATGAAGGCGGGTTTACACCGTTCGCATTAGATTTGACTCCCTTTGTGAAGGTTGGTGAGGTCAATACTATCGCACTTCGTATAGATAATCCTCCATGGGGCAGCCGTACGGATGTGATACCGGCGACGGCGGGGACGGATTTCTTTAACTATACTGGAGTAATTCATGATTTATATATAAGTGGAACATCCTTCTGCCATATAGCGAGAGTGAATGCAGTTCCACTGGATGTGGAGGGACACGTAAGATTTAGCATCATTTTGGAGAATCGCGGGCCTTTGGCGGTCGAGGCAACAATCAATGGTGAACTCTTCGATGTTAATCGCGAGTGCAAAAGTTTCATGAGTTCTCCATTCGCCGCGGATATTATCGATTCCCAAACATCTTGGGACGGCGTAATGTCGTGGACGGTTGTAATGGATCCTTATGAGACTAAAGTAGTTGAGACTGTCGTGCAAATTGGTGAACCTCGCTTATGGGCATTTTGGAAGCCGGAGTTGTATGTTGCGGAATTTACAGTCACCGAACTGGGCAAATCCAACCCTGTTGACCGTTTCGCTACGCAATTTGGTATTCGTACCGTAACAACGGAAGGAACGCGTCTCCTGCTGAATGGACGCCCGGTATTCCTGAGCGGAATTGCTCGTCATGAAGAATGGCCGGATACAGGACGTTCCGCAGCATGGGAGAGAATACGTGACGATCTCGTGCAAATGAGACAAGTGATGCACGTGAATTTCGTGCGGACTGCACACTATCCGAACCATGTGTACACGGCAGTACTGACGGATCGGCTTGGCCTTGCTACCGTTAGTGAAATTCCGCTATGGCAGTTTACACGCGAGCATTTCGAGGTTCAGGAGGAGAAGAGGCTACCTGATCAAATGTGGCGTGAGATGATTTTCTCCCAGTACAATCGCCCATCTGTTCTTATGTGGAGCACCCAGAATGAATCCATCGAGGTGGAGCTTCGCACCGAATATAACAAACGTCTTGTGAAGGATTTGAAGGGAAATTACGCAGATGGCCGTCTGACCACGCAGAGTGCTGCTGCAGATCAACCAGGCGCGCATGACCCTTCCATGGAGCCACTCGACATGGCGGGATGGACGATGTACTTCGGGATTTTCCACGGTAGTACGTACTATGATGGTACGCGGGACTTTCTACAGAAAGCGCATGAGTTGTGGCCGGACAAGCCTGTTTGGAATACCGAATTCGGACACTGGTCCTCAAATGGTGATTCAATGGCGGCTGAACAAGTCAAGACGTACAGCGAAACGCTGCAAGCCTTAATGGAGCGGGCTGTCATTTCGGATGACGGTGAGGCTACCTTGAACCCAGAAGGCTTCCTTGTCGGAATCGACTTCTGGATCATGTATGATTGGTATGTGAATCATAACAAATGGATTGATACATTCGGAATTTATCATATGGACAGAAAGACGATGAAGCCTGTCGGAGAAGTTCTAAGCCAAGATTATGCGAGATTCACTGCATTTGAGGGTGGATTTATTAAAATATAA
- the rnhA gene encoding ribonuclease H → MAKQKYYVVWVGNKPGVYSTWAACQEHTAKFKDAKYKSYSSQGEAEQAYKDGWKKHWGIKQPDTKQKQPTSKKSSTSVEEEIDYNSISVDVGTRGNPGPIEYRGVNTQTGEVIFSHGPISKGTNNLGEFLAVVHSLAYLKKEGSLKTVYSDSRTALKWVREKHVATTLERDESTQEVWELVDRALNWLDTNSYGNKVLKWQTQEWGEIKADYGRK, encoded by the coding sequence GTGGCTAAGCAAAAGTACTATGTTGTATGGGTTGGCAATAAACCTGGGGTTTATTCGACTTGGGCTGCGTGCCAAGAACATACCGCTAAATTCAAAGATGCAAAATATAAGTCCTACAGCTCTCAGGGAGAAGCGGAACAAGCTTACAAGGATGGTTGGAAGAAGCACTGGGGAATAAAGCAACCGGATACCAAGCAGAAGCAGCCTACAAGTAAAAAAAGCTCTACTTCCGTTGAGGAGGAGATTGACTATAATAGCATTTCAGTCGATGTGGGAACCCGAGGGAATCCGGGACCGATAGAATATCGAGGTGTGAACACTCAGACGGGTGAGGTTATCTTCTCTCATGGTCCAATAAGCAAAGGTACGAATAACTTGGGTGAATTCTTAGCTGTGGTTCATTCTCTTGCTTATTTGAAAAAAGAGGGAAGTCTAAAGACAGTATATAGTGACTCTAGAACAGCTCTAAAATGGGTAAGAGAGAAGCATGTGGCGACAACGTTAGAGCGTGACGAATCCACTCAAGAAGTCTGGGAACTCGTAGATCGAGCTCTGAATTGGTTAGATACCAACAGCTATGGCAATAAGGTACTCAAGTGGCAAACCCAAGAATGGGGAGAGATTAAAGCCGACTATGGTCGCAAGTAA
- a CDS encoding glycoside hydrolase family 16 protein — MGDRVKNLRKTVCSAMVFIMLLVGCNTIDNQTKIPQEKNGWKLVWNDEFDGREIDTMKWQHQTGGWGFGNNEDQFYTNDSANSYIDNGKLVIKALKQEHEGKPYTSAKLITEGKADWTYGRFEFRAKLPIGKGMWPAIWMMPMDMEKYGGWPSSGEIDIMEYLGHVPNQVHGTLHMGNPHYYKGDQMKLNEGSFAEQFHEFALEWTPTEMRWYVDDKEYYQTTSWFTRKDEGSNNELYPAPFDRAFYLQMNLAVGGNWPGYPDETTVFPQTFEIDYVRVYQPDNGDYGLDRVPK; from the coding sequence TTGGGTGATCGTGTAAAGAATCTCAGAAAAACGGTGTGTAGTGCAATGGTTTTCATCATGTTATTAGTGGGGTGCAATACAATAGATAACCAAACAAAAATTCCACAGGAAAAGAACGGCTGGAAGCTCGTATGGAATGATGAGTTTGACGGCAGAGAAATCGATACGATGAAGTGGCAGCACCAAACGGGTGGCTGGGGCTTCGGTAATAATGAGGATCAATTTTATACGAATGATTCAGCCAACTCGTATATCGATAACGGAAAGCTAGTAATCAAGGCTCTGAAGCAGGAGCATGAAGGCAAGCCGTACACTTCAGCCAAGCTGATTACGGAGGGTAAGGCGGATTGGACCTATGGCCGGTTCGAATTTCGCGCGAAATTACCCATTGGAAAAGGGATGTGGCCAGCTATTTGGATGATGCCGATGGATATGGAGAAATACGGCGGTTGGCCGAGCAGTGGAGAAATCGACATTATGGAATATCTCGGTCATGTGCCGAATCAGGTGCACGGCACTTTGCATATGGGCAATCCTCATTACTATAAAGGTGACCAAATGAAGCTGAACGAAGGATCGTTCGCTGAACAATTTCATGAGTTTGCTCTGGAGTGGACACCCACCGAAATGAGATGGTATGTCGACGATAAGGAATACTACCAGACAACATCATGGTTTACACGCAAGGATGAGGGATCGAACAATGAACTGTATCCTGCACCATTCGATCGTGCATTTTACTTGCAGATGAATTTGGCAGTTGGCGGTAATTGGCCAGGGTATCCGGATGAAACAACGGTTTTTCCACAAACGTTCGAAATTGATTATGTCAGAGTCTATCAGCCTGACAACGGCGATTACGGTCTAGATCGTGTGCCTAAATAA
- a CDS encoding sporulation protein Cse60 has product MIQVKEFADTDTAYAEKRANDFLADLTDDQVINICYGSTIKSTPSGTAYQRSTILVVYKKSKT; this is encoded by the coding sequence ATGATTCAGGTGAAAGAGTTCGCGGATACGGATACAGCTTATGCTGAAAAAAGAGCTAACGATTTCCTAGCTGATCTAACAGATGATCAAGTCATCAATATTTGTTACGGATCTACTATCAAATCAACACCGTCTGGTACAGCCTATCAAAGAAGCACCATTCTAGTTGTTTATAAGAAAAGTAAGACCTAG
- a CDS encoding PadR family transcriptional regulator, whose translation MTNANISPELIRGHVDTIILRVLCESDNYGYEIIKAISKYSHGQYELKEPSLYSSLKRLEFQKLIASYWGDESQGGRRKYYAVTPLGIENYEANVAAWKIAKDLIDQLIEKKEEHL comes from the coding sequence GTGACTAACGCTAATATTAGCCCTGAGTTAATCCGCGGGCATGTAGATACTATTATTCTTCGTGTGTTATGTGAGAGCGATAACTATGGATACGAAATTATAAAGGCCATTTCTAAATACAGTCATGGACAATATGAACTGAAAGAACCTTCACTTTATAGCAGCTTAAAAAGGCTTGAATTTCAGAAACTAATCGCGTCATATTGGGGTGATGAGAGTCAAGGAGGCAGACGAAAGTACTATGCTGTGACCCCTTTGGGCATTGAAAATTATGAAGCCAATGTTGCAGCTTGGAAGATTGCCAAAGACTTAATTGACCAGCTTATAGAAAAGAAGGAGGAACACTTATGA
- a CDS encoding SHOCT domain-containing protein, with translation MNSKRIIIVGTIVFAITVGGASWNNNVIASSITKSLNTTTPVQDDLLQVLDLSSDDEIYDALYNGKTLADIAKDNDVDVQNVIDLQVEELTEQLKLRLANGSLTPEQYEEQKSEIRDIITKSAYGLNN, from the coding sequence ATGAATTCGAAGCGAATTATTATTGTCGGCACCATTGTATTTGCTATCACAGTCGGCGGAGCTTCATGGAATAACAATGTGATTGCAAGTTCTATCACTAAATCCCTTAACACAACCACTCCTGTCCAGGATGATTTACTTCAAGTGTTAGATCTCTCGTCAGATGATGAAATCTATGACGCCCTATATAACGGTAAGACACTAGCTGATATTGCTAAAGACAATGATGTAGATGTTCAGAATGTCATTGACTTACAAGTGGAGGAGTTAACCGAACAACTTAAACTTCGTCTAGCTAACGGAAGTCTTACGCCTGAACAATATGAAGAACAAAAGTCAGAAATACGCGATATTATTACGAAAAGCGCGTATGGCTTGAATAATTAA
- a CDS encoding GreA/GreB family elongation factor has translation MSHSVLLQGSRSQLIHQLCFFDEEKEHLLNQYYSNSSQDRNKLEQIITDYSATLETLLAELIPEYLNSTVLIGSQVRLNYVEDNCTETYIIVFPHESEPNENKISWLSPIGLQLLMKRRDEVYQLHIPSGKIEVKIEEIKYMNYGSVEKQI, from the coding sequence ATGAGCCATAGTGTATTGCTACAAGGCTCAAGAAGCCAGTTAATTCATCAACTTTGTTTCTTTGATGAAGAGAAAGAACATTTGTTGAATCAATATTACTCGAACTCTAGTCAAGACAGAAATAAGTTGGAACAGATCATTACAGACTATTCTGCAACATTAGAAACCTTACTTGCAGAACTTATTCCAGAATATTTAAATTCTACCGTACTGATCGGCAGTCAAGTGAGGCTAAATTATGTAGAAGACAACTGTACTGAAACATATATTATTGTTTTTCCCCATGAGTCAGAACCGAATGAGAATAAGATTTCATGGTTGTCTCCTATAGGACTTCAATTACTGATGAAGCGAAGGGATGAGGTCTATCAACTTCACATTCCTTCTGGGAAGATTGAAGTAAAAATAGAGGAAATTAAATATATGAACTATGGTTCTGTTGAGAAACAAATATAA
- a CDS encoding stalk domain-containing protein has protein sequence MVNKDKMKGFVFGVVSTSLILASSAAWASPVSKKINALYNDIKVVVNGEDVQLTGNNEPFMVQNTTYLPLRAVADALDQPVRWDSTTQTVLIGNGATTTNRYEVAGIEYPQEFEAFFSKVQKRVADGDKAGVADLVHYPLNVNSNGKTAVIKTKQQFINEYDQIMTDKVQKALKNQEVQNTFVNYQGVMVGDGEIWFNVSNKDPHTFYIYAINK, from the coding sequence ATGGTGAATAAGGATAAAATGAAAGGTTTTGTATTCGGTGTTGTAAGTACGAGTTTAATTCTCGCTTCATCAGCTGCGTGGGCTAGTCCCGTTTCTAAGAAAATAAACGCATTATATAATGATATCAAAGTGGTTGTAAACGGAGAAGATGTACAATTAACGGGTAATAATGAACCTTTTATGGTTCAAAATACGACTTATTTACCTCTCAGGGCTGTAGCTGATGCATTAGATCAGCCTGTGAGATGGGATAGTACAACTCAAACCGTTCTTATTGGTAATGGGGCGACAACAACGAACCGTTATGAAGTAGCGGGAATTGAGTATCCACAAGAATTTGAAGCTTTTTTCAGTAAAGTTCAAAAGCGTGTTGCTGATGGAGATAAAGCAGGAGTTGCGGATCTTGTTCATTATCCTTTGAATGTAAATAGCAATGGCAAGACAGCCGTCATTAAGACCAAGCAACAGTTTATCAATGAGTACGATCAGATTATGACAGACAAAGTGCAAAAGGCATTGAAGAATCAGGAGGTACAGAATACCTTCGTGAATTACCAAGGGGTCATGGTTGGTGATGGTGAAATTTGGTTTAATGTTTCTAACAAGGACCCGCATACATTTTATATTTATGCTATCAACAAATAG